A region of Granulicella sibirica DNA encodes the following proteins:
- a CDS encoding NAD(P)/FAD-dependent oxidoreductase: MASSMAMEGSVRKRVVVIGGGFGGIHTALGLAKMGVDVTLVDRKNHHTFQPLLYQVALAVLSPADIAQPIRSIVREHKNIDVLMDEAIEIDVKEQRVTLRSGARLEYDYLVLATGSTHSYFGKDEWAAIAPGLKTVEDAVEIRRRVLLAFELAERQMLETGSHPALNFIIIGGGPTGVELAGAISDIARLYMRKDFRHINPSSASVMILEGSPNILAAYPEDLRKAAMRQLNALGVKVKTGMHVSDVQPGYVMVGTERIDSVCTLWAAGVQASPLGKLLGVETDKKGCVLVDSHLNPAGHPEIYVIGDLAHVEQDGKQVPGVAQPAMQMGDYVAKRIGKLLGKDRGSDGPIKEKDFRYFDKGDMATIGRKAAVAKIEWPFKAHWSGFPAWMTWLVVHIFFLIGFRNRFSVFREWAWTYVFFNDGARLITGSQELPGWDMQDGVYGMRGDITTKPLDLGSPEAN, translated from the coding sequence ATGGCGTCATCGATGGCGATGGAAGGTAGCGTACGGAAGCGTGTTGTGGTCATCGGAGGCGGTTTCGGCGGGATTCATACAGCGCTTGGGCTGGCCAAGATGGGAGTCGACGTAACGCTCGTGGACCGGAAGAACCACCACACCTTTCAGCCTCTGCTTTACCAGGTCGCCCTCGCCGTGCTTTCCCCGGCGGATATCGCGCAGCCCATCCGGTCTATTGTTCGCGAGCACAAAAACATTGACGTCCTGATGGACGAAGCAATCGAGATAGACGTCAAGGAACAGCGTGTGACCCTGCGTTCCGGGGCGCGGCTCGAATATGACTACCTTGTCCTCGCCACCGGTTCGACGCATTCTTACTTCGGCAAGGATGAATGGGCGGCGATCGCCCCGGGGCTGAAGACCGTCGAGGACGCCGTCGAGATTCGCCGTCGCGTTCTGCTCGCCTTCGAGCTGGCCGAGCGCCAGATGCTCGAGACCGGAAGCCACCCCGCCCTGAACTTCATCATCATCGGCGGCGGCCCAACCGGGGTCGAGCTCGCCGGAGCAATCTCTGACATTGCCCGGCTCTACATGCGCAAGGACTTTCGCCACATCAATCCGTCCTCGGCAAGTGTCATGATCCTTGAGGGATCTCCCAACATCCTGGCCGCTTACCCCGAAGATCTCCGCAAAGCCGCCATGCGGCAACTCAATGCACTCGGGGTCAAGGTCAAGACGGGCATGCATGTCAGCGATGTTCAGCCAGGCTACGTGATGGTGGGCACGGAGAGGATTGATTCTGTCTGCACCCTGTGGGCCGCAGGTGTCCAAGCCTCGCCCCTCGGCAAGCTGCTCGGTGTCGAGACCGACAAGAAGGGTTGCGTGCTTGTCGATAGCCACCTCAACCCCGCAGGACACCCCGAGATTTATGTCATCGGCGACCTCGCCCACGTCGAACAGGATGGCAAGCAGGTTCCCGGCGTCGCGCAACCTGCGATGCAGATGGGGGATTACGTCGCGAAGCGCATCGGCAAGCTTCTGGGCAAGGACCGTGGCTCCGACGGTCCCATCAAGGAGAAGGACTTCCGCTACTTCGATAAGGGCGATATGGCGACCATCGGCCGCAAAGCTGCCGTCGCCAAGATCGAATGGCCGTTCAAGGCGCACTGGAGCGGATTCCCGGCCTGGATGACCTGGCTGGTCGTGCACATCTTCTTTCTCATCGGCTTCCGCAACCGGTTTTCCGTCTTCCGTGAGTGGGCCTGGACCTACGTCTTCTTCAACGACGGGGCACGCTTGATTACCGGGTCTCAGGAACTCCCCGGCTGGGATATGCAGGATGGTGTGTACGGTATGCGCGGCGACATCACCACCAAGCCCCTCGACCTGGGCTCTCCCGAAGCAAACTGA
- a CDS encoding two-component system sensor histidine kinase NtrB, translating into MRPEREHETPDRPREEPIAAELLRLRSEVHTLRHLLEVHEATALTQAARAESALEDLRHAAKARESQALLVHELIEASRDAVLVMDEHWIIRYMNAAAIRTISDGEDLSGRMFLDVYPGVVETTFYPRYQQSMRDRTAITFEDFNSMRQRWYVVNVAPVGPGIAIFFQDITERKKQEVALARTEKLAAVGRLASSISHEINNPLESIVNLLYLIEHSEAAGPDMKTYASLAASELQRVSHIVTQTLKFHRQSTHAQSTRMTEILESVISLFQGRLATLQVKVQRKFASNDSIVCFAGDMRQVFANLFGNALDALRGKGDIHLRTRCTRDWKTGRPGLRVIVADNGCGMSEATQRGLFEAFFTTKPTTGTGLGLWVSLEIIRNHQGWVRVRSSETPGRSGTVFALFFPTRE; encoded by the coding sequence TTGAGACCGGAGCGCGAACACGAAACGCCCGACCGTCCGCGCGAGGAGCCCATCGCCGCCGAACTCCTCCGTCTGCGCTCCGAGGTCCATACCCTCCGCCATCTCCTTGAAGTCCACGAGGCCACCGCGCTCACTCAGGCCGCCCGCGCCGAGTCCGCTCTTGAAGACCTTCGTCACGCCGCCAAGGCCCGCGAAAGCCAGGCGCTGCTCGTCCACGAGCTCATCGAAGCCTCTCGCGACGCAGTGCTCGTCATGGACGAGCACTGGATCATTCGCTATATGAACGCAGCCGCCATCCGAACCATCTCCGACGGCGAAGACCTCTCCGGCCGCATGTTCCTCGACGTCTACCCCGGCGTCGTCGAGACCACCTTCTACCCGCGCTACCAGCAGTCCATGCGCGACCGCACCGCCATCACCTTCGAAGACTTCAACTCCATGCGCCAGCGCTGGTACGTCGTCAACGTCGCCCCTGTCGGCCCCGGCATCGCCATCTTCTTTCAGGACATCACCGAGCGCAAAAAGCAGGAGGTCGCCCTCGCCCGCACCGAAAAGCTCGCCGCCGTCGGCCGCCTCGCCTCTTCCATCTCCCACGAGATCAACAATCCCCTCGAGAGCATCGTCAACCTCCTCTACCTCATCGAGCACTCTGAAGCCGCCGGCCCGGACATGAAGACCTACGCCTCCCTCGCCGCCAGCGAACTCCAGCGCGTCAGCCACATCGTCACCCAGACGCTCAAGTTCCACCGGCAGTCCACCCACGCCCAGTCCACCCGCATGACCGAGATCCTCGAGAGCGTCATCAGCCTCTTCCAGGGGCGTCTCGCCACCCTCCAGGTCAAAGTTCAACGGAAGTTCGCCTCGAACGACTCCATCGTCTGCTTCGCCGGCGACATGCGCCAGGTCTTTGCCAACCTCTTCGGCAACGCCCTCGACGCCCTCCGCGGCAAAGGCGACATCCATCTCCGCACCCGCTGTACGCGCGACTGGAAGACCGGCCGCCCCGGCCTCCGCGTGATCGTCGCCGACAACGGCTGCGGCATGAGCGAAGCCACCCAGCGCGGCCTTTTCGAAGCCTTCTTCACCACCAAGCCCACCACCGGCACCGGCCTCGGCCTTTGGGTCAGCCTCGAAATCATCAGGAACCACCAGGGCTGGGTCCGCGTCCGCAGCAGCGAAACCCCCGGCCGCAGCGGCACTGTCTTCGCGCTCTTTTTCCCCACCCGCGAGTAG
- a CDS encoding Gfo/Idh/MocA family protein yields MAVHVKPGTKVRYAVVGLGWISQAAFMPGVEHTGNSEMVALVTSHEEKAEKLGAMYGIKDHYSYAELDIMLASGTVDAVYLALPNFDHVETAVKVLEAGVHLLLEKPMAVSVKECERMIAASEKSGAKLMVAYRLHHEPGTLDAIQKVRDGAIGKVRFFNSSFSQQVSGQNHRAKNGFWAGPVPDMGPYPLNTVRNLFGAEPLEVFATGVNTDERFDFQDTVSVTLKFPNDRIAAFTLSYNGGDVDDFRVVGEKGDLFSEPAYQVGSAMEHVLTVEKKKSSESFSKTDHFGGELKYFSDCILNNKAPEADGEEGLLDVRVLQATEQSLLSGQPQSLAPYYRKRRPVPSQVEELSAVKEPELVVSHKPSDGQ; encoded by the coding sequence ATGGCAGTTCACGTAAAACCCGGTACGAAGGTTCGGTACGCCGTCGTCGGTCTCGGATGGATCTCCCAGGCAGCCTTCATGCCCGGAGTCGAACACACCGGCAACAGTGAGATGGTGGCCCTCGTCACCAGCCACGAAGAGAAAGCCGAGAAGCTCGGCGCCATGTACGGCATCAAGGATCACTACTCCTATGCCGAGCTCGACATCATGCTCGCCTCCGGCACCGTGGACGCCGTCTATCTCGCTCTCCCCAACTTCGATCACGTCGAGACCGCCGTCAAGGTCCTCGAAGCCGGCGTCCATCTGCTCCTCGAAAAACCCATGGCCGTCTCCGTCAAGGAGTGCGAGCGCATGATCGCTGCCAGCGAAAAATCCGGGGCCAAGCTCATGGTCGCCTACCGCCTCCACCACGAGCCCGGCACCCTCGACGCCATCCAGAAGGTCCGCGACGGGGCCATCGGCAAGGTCCGCTTCTTCAACTCCAGCTTCTCGCAGCAGGTCTCCGGCCAGAACCACCGCGCGAAGAACGGCTTCTGGGCCGGTCCCGTCCCCGACATGGGCCCCTATCCCCTCAACACTGTCCGCAACCTCTTCGGAGCCGAACCCCTCGAGGTCTTCGCCACCGGCGTCAACACCGACGAGCGCTTCGACTTCCAAGACACCGTCTCCGTCACGTTGAAGTTCCCGAACGACCGCATCGCCGCCTTCACCCTTAGCTACAACGGCGGCGATGTCGATGACTTCCGCGTGGTCGGTGAAAAGGGCGACCTCTTCTCCGAGCCTGCCTATCAGGTCGGCTCCGCCATGGAGCACGTCCTCACGGTCGAAAAAAAGAAGAGCTCCGAAAGCTTCAGCAAGACCGACCACTTCGGAGGCGAGCTCAAGTACTTCTCCGACTGCATCCTCAACAACAAGGCTCCCGAAGCCGACGGGGAAGAAGGCCTTTTAGACGTCCGCGTCCTCCAGGCCACCGAGCAGTCGCTCCTCTCCGGCCAGCCCCAATCCCTCGCCCCGTACTACCGTAAGCGTCGCCCCGTGCCCAGCCAGGTCGAGGAACTCTCCGCCGTCAAGGAACCCGAACTCGTCGTGTCCCACAAACCAAGTGACGGCCAGTAG
- a CDS encoding MarC family protein encodes MLYLNTVGLSELQNSAYVRFSLLAVSSIFFLVDPFAAMPTFLAVTSGSDARRRRSIAGKASLTAWFALSAFALAGRYIFKMFGITLPAFEIAGGIILLLIGLDMLEAKRSPTQEATGDTEAAASKEDAGIVPLGIPMLAGPGSITSVMVLVGQAQTRWQMGAILFAIAITAAICYLVLGNSDRVGRMLGDTGIRILVRIMGLLLVALAVQYFVNGLADLGVLTKPT; translated from the coding sequence ATGCTGTACCTCAACACTGTCGGTCTGTCGGAGCTGCAGAACTCGGCCTACGTGCGCTTCTCCCTGCTCGCTGTCAGCTCTATCTTCTTCCTCGTGGATCCCTTCGCGGCGATGCCCACGTTCCTCGCCGTCACCTCAGGCTCCGACGCCCGACGCAGGCGAAGCATCGCAGGCAAAGCCTCTCTCACCGCGTGGTTTGCACTCAGCGCCTTCGCCCTCGCGGGACGCTACATCTTCAAGATGTTCGGCATCACGCTCCCGGCATTCGAGATCGCTGGCGGAATCATCCTGCTGCTGATTGGCCTCGACATGCTCGAAGCCAAGCGCTCTCCCACCCAGGAAGCGACAGGCGACACCGAAGCCGCAGCCTCCAAGGAAGACGCGGGCATCGTTCCACTCGGCATCCCGATGCTAGCCGGACCAGGATCGATCACAAGCGTGATGGTTCTCGTAGGACAAGCGCAGACGCGATGGCAGATGGGAGCAATTCTCTTCGCCATCGCAATTACGGCCGCAATTTGCTATCTGGTACTCGGCAACTCGGATCGAGTAGGCAGAATGCTCGGAGATACAGGCATCCGCATCCTCGTCCGGATCATGGGTCTTCTCCTGGTCGCGCTCGCGGTCCAGTACTTCGTCAACGGTCTCGCAGATCTTGGTGTCCTGACCAAGCCAACCTAG
- a CDS encoding glutaminyl-peptide cyclotransferase — MRLPRWFLCNAAALLLTLAPIGCMAAPVSGYKVVAKYPHSTESYTEGFFFLNGLFYEGTGRNGHSSLMAIQPETGKPIQQVDLPAKYFGEGIVDWGPNIYEWTWQSHICFVYDRFSLRQIKTFTYSGEGWGMTHTPTELVTSDGTATLRFRNPETFAETRHLVVRDGKEMINELNELEYVKGEIYANIWHSDRIARISPKDGQVLGWIDLEGILPEGQKVDQESVLNGIAYDAIHDRLFVTGKQWPAIFEIKLVPKTK; from the coding sequence ATGCGCCTCCCTCGTTGGTTTCTCTGTAACGCTGCCGCCCTGCTTCTGACTCTTGCCCCTATCGGCTGCATGGCCGCTCCCGTCTCCGGCTACAAGGTTGTCGCGAAGTATCCCCACTCGACCGAGAGCTACACCGAAGGCTTCTTCTTCCTGAACGGCCTCTTCTACGAGGGCACCGGACGCAACGGCCACTCTTCCCTCATGGCGATTCAGCCCGAGACCGGCAAGCCCATCCAGCAGGTAGACTTACCGGCGAAGTACTTCGGCGAGGGCATCGTCGATTGGGGTCCGAATATCTATGAGTGGACCTGGCAATCGCACATCTGCTTCGTCTACGACCGCTTCTCGCTCCGCCAGATCAAGACCTTTACCTACTCCGGCGAAGGCTGGGGCATGACCCACACTCCCACGGAACTCGTCACCAGCGACGGCACCGCAACCCTCCGCTTCCGCAATCCTGAAACCTTCGCTGAGACCCGCCACCTCGTCGTACGCGACGGCAAGGAGATGATCAACGAGTTGAACGAACTCGAATACGTGAAGGGTGAGATCTATGCCAATATCTGGCACTCCGATCGCATCGCCCGTATCTCTCCGAAAGATGGTCAGGTCCTCGGTTGGATCGACCTCGAAGGCATCCTGCCGGAGGGCCAGAAAGTCGATCAGGAATCGGTCCTCAACGGCATAGCCTACGACGCTATCCACGATCGCCTCTTCGTCACCGGCAAACAATGGCCCGCGATCTTCGAGATCAAGCTTGTTCCGAAGACGAAATGA
- a CDS encoding outer membrane beta-barrel protein: MNHTIFGTRLVRTTAVLGVLAVWATAASAQKSGNQDPSESTPTQASQSAPPDGNFLHRLGLFYKTDWNGTAPESPAPLRRALDAPLDSPPYPGSDWGYGGSPAIGVPDGNVYPLMTALKLQDKRTKVYGWIAPSFNFSTSSKNNFPVSYDVFPNSVVLNQAVIYIERLPNTVQKDHFDWGYHFTAFYGNDYRFTTAKDYFSQQLLQKNRRYGFDPVLEYADLYFPVKEGLNIRVGRFLSVPGIEAQLAPNNYNMTHSLLYTIDPFTDTGILGTLKLTKQWMVQLGISAGHDVAPWSDDRKPSAIACLDYSTASNHDNVYVCANGINDGKYAYNNLQHYDATWYHKFNAKWHMATESWYMYETNVPNVAGNVAIPVTPELGANGAICAAGQQRCTAPEYAIVNYINREISPKLTVGFRSDLLNDKKGQRTGIATKYTENTIYATKYFGSTVLLRPEIRFDHSWDKPGYNGGLARNQFFAGADLIYKF; this comes from the coding sequence ATGAATCACACGATCTTTGGGACGCGCCTCGTCCGCACCACTGCTGTTCTGGGCGTCCTCGCAGTATGGGCCACGGCAGCATCGGCACAGAAGTCAGGCAATCAGGACCCCTCAGAAAGCACACCCACGCAGGCATCGCAGTCCGCCCCGCCGGATGGTAACTTCCTCCACCGCCTCGGCCTCTTCTACAAGACAGACTGGAATGGGACTGCGCCGGAATCACCCGCGCCCTTGCGCCGCGCTCTCGATGCTCCCCTCGACAGTCCCCCGTACCCAGGCTCCGACTGGGGCTATGGAGGATCTCCCGCCATCGGCGTTCCGGACGGAAATGTCTACCCGCTGATGACAGCCCTGAAGCTTCAGGACAAGCGAACGAAGGTCTACGGCTGGATCGCGCCAAGCTTCAACTTCAGCACATCGAGTAAGAACAACTTTCCCGTATCCTACGACGTCTTTCCGAACAGTGTGGTCCTCAACCAGGCCGTGATCTATATCGAACGGCTGCCGAACACAGTCCAGAAAGACCACTTCGATTGGGGCTATCACTTCACGGCCTTCTATGGAAATGACTACCGATTTACGACCGCCAAGGACTACTTCAGCCAGCAGCTCCTACAGAAGAACCGGCGCTACGGATTCGATCCGGTCCTGGAATACGCGGACCTCTACTTTCCAGTCAAGGAAGGCCTGAACATACGTGTGGGACGCTTCCTTTCCGTTCCCGGAATCGAAGCGCAGCTCGCGCCCAACAACTACAACATGACTCACTCGCTGCTTTACACGATCGACCCGTTCACCGACACCGGGATCCTTGGAACCCTGAAGCTGACGAAGCAGTGGATGGTGCAACTCGGCATCTCCGCTGGCCACGATGTCGCACCCTGGTCTGACGACCGCAAGCCCTCCGCGATCGCTTGCCTCGACTATTCCACCGCAAGCAATCATGACAACGTCTACGTGTGTGCCAACGGCATCAATGACGGTAAGTACGCGTACAACAACCTGCAGCACTACGACGCGACCTGGTATCACAAGTTCAACGCCAAATGGCACATGGCGACGGAGTCCTGGTACATGTACGAGACCAATGTCCCGAACGTCGCCGGTAATGTAGCCATCCCGGTCACACCGGAGTTGGGAGCCAACGGTGCGATCTGTGCAGCGGGCCAACAGCGCTGCACCGCTCCTGAGTACGCAATCGTCAACTACATCAACCGCGAGATATCCCCGAAGCTCACCGTTGGCTTCCGCTCCGATCTGTTGAATGACAAGAAGGGCCAGCGCACCGGCATCGCGACCAAGTACACGGAGAACACGATCTACGCGACCAAGTACTTCGGGAGCACGGTCCTGTTGCGGCCCGAAATCCGCTTCGATCATTCCTGGGACAAGCCGGGATACAACGGTGGCCTCGCCCGCAATCAGTTCTTCGCAGGCGCAGACCTGATCTATAAGTTCTAG
- a CDS encoding branched-chain amino acid transaminase → MPLETTAHIWHNGKLIRWEDAQIHVMSHVIHYGSSVFEGIRCYQQPGGAGVFRLQEHMARLVDSAKIYRMPLPYTAEQLSDAVVDVIEANGVAPCYIRPIAFRGYGEIGVNPLKSPVEVYIANFPWGKYVPGDAGADVCVSSWSRLAPNTMPSLAKAGANYMNSQLIRMEAEINGYSEGIALDVNGYLSEGSGENLFLVRGGVLYTTPLANSVLNGITRSSVLTIAKELGITVVEQAMPREMLYICDEAFFTGTAAEVTHLRSVDRITIGDGKMGPITRSIHDEFFALVNGTKTDRFNWLTPVNVRVPVSV, encoded by the coding sequence ATGCCTTTAGAGACCACCGCACACATCTGGCACAACGGCAAGCTCATCCGCTGGGAAGACGCCCAGATCCACGTCATGTCGCATGTCATTCACTACGGCTCCTCGGTGTTCGAGGGGATTCGGTGCTATCAGCAGCCTGGTGGAGCTGGCGTGTTTCGCCTGCAGGAGCATATGGCTCGTCTGGTGGATTCGGCCAAGATCTACCGGATGCCTCTGCCGTACACCGCGGAGCAGCTTTCGGATGCGGTTGTGGATGTAATCGAGGCGAATGGCGTTGCGCCTTGCTACATTCGTCCGATCGCTTTCCGTGGATATGGAGAGATCGGCGTGAATCCGCTGAAGTCTCCGGTTGAGGTTTACATCGCCAACTTTCCGTGGGGCAAATACGTTCCGGGCGATGCTGGCGCGGATGTTTGCGTGTCGAGCTGGTCGCGGCTCGCGCCGAACACGATGCCTTCGCTGGCGAAGGCGGGCGCGAACTATATGAACTCGCAACTCATTCGCATGGAAGCCGAGATCAATGGTTATTCCGAAGGAATCGCGCTCGATGTGAACGGATATCTCTCGGAAGGTTCGGGCGAAAACCTGTTCCTCGTTCGCGGTGGAGTTCTCTACACGACTCCGTTGGCGAATTCGGTGCTGAATGGTATTACGCGTTCTTCCGTGCTGACGATTGCGAAGGAGCTTGGCATCACCGTTGTCGAACAAGCGATGCCGCGCGAGATGCTCTACATCTGCGATGAGGCTTTCTTCACCGGAACAGCCGCTGAAGTGACGCATCTTCGGTCAGTCGATCGCATCACGATCGGCGATGGAAAGATGGGTCCGATTACGCGTTCGATCCACGACGAGTTTTTTGCGCTCGTGAATGGAACGAAGACGGATCGCTTCAACTGGCTTACTCCAGTGAATGTGCGGGTTCCAGTTTCGGTTTAA
- a CDS encoding CatA-like O-acetyltransferase — MHGIAVGSRQRIDLETWERRASFELFRNFTEPYHGVCLRVDCTATYRYAKEHRLSVFLSLLHRSLVAAHEVEHFRTRLVDGTVWRYDTIHGGSAVGRENGTIGFGHYPFRQGLEDFVREGTVELERVRGRDDMERYPDANLIRFSVLPWFDFTSISHAREFTREDSAPRITFGKITDANGRCTMPVSIHVHHALVDGLHVAQFVERFEEAMGAPDAVFP; from the coding sequence ATGCACGGGATTGCGGTTGGAAGCCGCCAGAGGATTGACCTGGAGACGTGGGAGCGACGGGCGAGCTTTGAACTCTTCAGAAACTTCACAGAGCCTTATCACGGCGTCTGTCTGAGGGTGGACTGCACGGCGACCTACCGGTATGCGAAGGAGCATCGGCTCTCTGTGTTTTTATCGCTCCTGCATCGGTCGCTCGTCGCAGCGCACGAGGTGGAACACTTCAGGACGCGCCTCGTTGACGGCACGGTTTGGCGCTACGACACGATCCATGGCGGCAGTGCCGTTGGGCGTGAGAATGGGACGATTGGCTTCGGGCACTATCCCTTTCGACAAGGGCTTGAGGACTTCGTACGCGAGGGGACGGTCGAACTCGAGCGAGTGCGCGGTCGAGACGATATGGAGCGTTATCCAGACGCTAACCTGATTCGCTTCTCGGTGCTTCCCTGGTTCGATTTCACTTCGATCTCGCACGCGCGTGAGTTCACGCGGGAGGATTCCGCTCCGCGCATCACCTTCGGCAAGATTACGGATGCCAACGGCCGATGCACGATGCCGGTGTCCATTCACGTGCATCATGCACTTGTGGATGGGCTGCATGTGGCGCAGTTTGTCGAGCGGTTTGAGGAGGCGATGGGTGCTCCGGATGCGGTGTTTCCCTGA
- a CDS encoding DUF4337 domain-containing protein — MEPTEIQEFSKQMQEAGEGESMTTIALAISILAVLVALVTVLGHRSHTEAVLMQSRADDQWNEYQAKKIRQDNLSVVLDTLSLQPSPSAATQAKIVEYKAHIAKWNGDLAEGQTKAREFEAEVAHAERQASRYDLGEALLQISVVLSSVTLITRKKGYFLFGLSVGAIGLIFALSALFVH, encoded by the coding sequence ATGGAGCCGACCGAAATTCAGGAGTTCTCGAAGCAGATGCAGGAGGCAGGAGAGGGGGAAAGCATGACCACGATTGCCCTCGCGATTTCCATCCTCGCAGTGCTTGTGGCGCTGGTCACCGTGCTCGGCCATCGCAGTCATACAGAAGCGGTGTTGATGCAGTCCCGCGCGGATGACCAGTGGAATGAGTACCAGGCGAAGAAAATCCGGCAGGACAATTTGTCGGTGGTGCTCGATACGCTTTCGCTCCAGCCTTCTCCTTCAGCCGCGACGCAAGCCAAGATCGTTGAGTACAAGGCACATATCGCTAAGTGGAACGGTGATCTTGCGGAAGGACAGACGAAGGCTCGCGAGTTCGAAGCCGAGGTGGCTCATGCCGAGCGTCAGGCGAGCCGTTACGATCTTGGCGAGGCGCTTCTGCAGATATCCGTGGTTCTTTCGTCCGTCACGCTGATCACCCGCAAGAAAGGCTACTTCCTGTTTGGTCTTAGCGTTGGCGCTATTGGACTGATCTTCGCGCTATCCGCCCTGTTCGTTCACTAG